In Rhizobium jaguaris, a single window of DNA contains:
- a CDS encoding DUF4405 domain-containing protein, with the protein MSPFLLLRLVLDFLAVGLLMVAMAYWWLDNRTHELVGTAMFALLVLHNIFNRRWWGSLPRTRRQPMPVATLVLNFTLAATMVALLITSLLISRSLFGFLFIGGPTARDLHILAAYWGVIIAAIHLGMHWPVIMGVAARLAGITRLSQARRVVLRILAAGVAMLGVLSFLGLDIASRLLLVPTIVFWDFNEDATGFFLRLGAIAGLAAVIGHYGLIILQALQCRRRAAA; encoded by the coding sequence ATGAGCCCGTTCCTCCTGCTGCGCCTGGTGCTGGATTTCCTCGCGGTCGGTCTGCTGATGGTCGCGATGGCCTACTGGTGGCTGGACAACCGGACCCATGAGCTGGTCGGCACGGCCATGTTCGCGCTGCTCGTGCTGCACAACATTTTCAATCGCCGCTGGTGGGGGAGCCTTCCCCGGACCCGGCGACAGCCGATGCCGGTGGCGACACTGGTGCTCAACTTCACGCTCGCCGCCACCATGGTCGCCCTGCTGATCACCAGCCTGCTGATCTCGCGGTCCCTGTTCGGGTTCCTGTTTATCGGCGGCCCGACGGCGCGCGATCTCCATATCCTCGCCGCCTATTGGGGCGTCATCATCGCCGCGATCCACCTCGGCATGCATTGGCCGGTCATCATGGGCGTTGCCGCACGGCTCGCCGGGATCACGCGCCTGAGCCAGGCCCGACGCGTCGTGCTGAGGATCCTCGCGGCTGGCGTTGCCATGCTCGGGGTCTTGAGCTTCCTCGGGCTGGATATTGCCTCACGGCTGTTGCTCGTCCCGACCATCGTGTTCTGGGACTTCAATGAAGATGCCACGGGCTTCTTCCTCCGCCTCGGCGCAATTGCCGGCCTCGCCGCCGTGATCGGCCACTACGGGCTGATTATTCTCCAGGCCCTGCAATGTCGCCGGCGGGCCGCGGCGTAA
- a CDS encoding GNAT family N-acetyltransferase, translating to MSLSAPGLLNATHDISDFSCGKPTLDHWLKTRALSKQQKGFTAVLVVHEVGRVVGYYGLAPTAVVPAILPRAIRTGQPPDPVPCLLLGQLATDSNWAGRGIGAGLVKHALERCVEAAALVGGRALMVNAVDEEAAEFWRRRGFGLSKDDPLILFRSIADIAASLAAAKD from the coding sequence GTGTCGCTATCGGCTCCCGGACTCCTCAATGCCACGCATGATATTTCCGACTTCTCCTGCGGTAAACCCACACTCGATCACTGGCTGAAAACGCGTGCGCTCTCCAAACAGCAAAAAGGCTTCACGGCGGTTCTCGTTGTCCATGAGGTAGGGCGGGTAGTTGGATATTATGGTCTTGCGCCGACCGCAGTGGTTCCTGCGATACTGCCCCGCGCAATCCGTACCGGGCAACCACCGGATCCGGTTCCTTGCCTACTTCTCGGTCAACTCGCAACGGATAGCAATTGGGCAGGGCGAGGCATTGGCGCAGGTCTCGTAAAGCATGCCCTGGAGCGCTGTGTCGAGGCCGCCGCCTTGGTCGGGGGACGGGCCTTGATGGTCAATGCCGTCGACGAGGAGGCCGCTGAGTTTTGGCGTCGGCGAGGTTTCGGACTTTCCAAGGATGACCCATTGATCCTGTTTCGCTCCATTGCCGATATCGCTGCTTCGCTTGCCGCAGCCAAAGACTAG
- a CDS encoding (R)-mandelonitrile lyase has translation MNITRNGSQPSGKGPSDWFTGTVRIDPLFQANDARRGASALVTFEPGARTAWHTHPLGQTLIVTAGLGLVQREGGPVEEIRPGDVVWFEPGEKHWHGAAPKNAMSHIAIQENLDGKVVDWMEQVTDEQYGA, from the coding sequence ATGAATATTACCCGTAACGGCTCCCAGCCTTCCGGCAAGGGACCTTCTGACTGGTTCACCGGCACCGTCCGCATCGATCCTCTCTTCCAAGCCAACGACGCGCGGCGTGGCGCATCGGCACTGGTCACCTTCGAACCCGGAGCCCGCACCGCCTGGCACACCCATCCGCTCGGCCAGACCCTGATCGTCACCGCCGGCCTTGGCCTGGTCCAGCGCGAAGGCGGCCCGGTCGAGGAAATTCGCCCCGGCGACGTGGTGTGGTTCGAACCCGGTGAAAAGCATTGGCACGGGGCCGCACCCAAGAACGCCATGAGCCATATCGCCATCCAGGAAAATCTCGACGGCAAGGTCGTCGACTGGATGGAACAGGTCACTGATGAACAATACGGCGCGTGA
- a CDS encoding DUF1778 domain-containing protein: protein MAGTPKRKEYPIAMRLPAADVAMIDRAASLRGRSRTDFVRDAAVRAAEQVVMEQGLVRMSSEGFADFMEVLSRPATSVPEMVKLAQRPAPCEPGYVAKR from the coding sequence ATGGCCGGCACCCCCAAACGCAAGGAATACCCGATCGCTATGCGTCTGCCCGCTGCAGACGTCGCAATGATTGATCGCGCGGCCAGCCTACGGGGCCGCTCGCGCACCGATTTCGTTCGAGACGCCGCCGTACGCGCGGCCGAGCAGGTGGTGATGGAGCAGGGGCTCGTTCGCATGAGCTCCGAAGGATTTGCTGATTTTATGGAAGTGTTATCACGTCCGGCAACTTCAGTTCCTGAGATGGTGAAGTTGGCCCAGCGACCCGCCCCTTGCGAGCCAGGCTACGTGGCGAAGCGGTGA
- a CDS encoding cytochrome P460 family protein gives MSFRRFVLALLFSVAGWAAHAESNRVEFPADLDKLVHYTTIRRGEVTEHILTTSEALAAVKNGQPIPDGTHFVLVDYRDGKVYRYFVMQKGPGWGNDYDEVRRTADWQFQWFWADESINMDENTARCQSCHTARAERNYLYTFDALGAFDGAAME, from the coding sequence ATGAGCTTCCGCCGCTTCGTTCTCGCACTTCTCTTTTCCGTCGCTGGCTGGGCGGCTCACGCCGAATCCAACCGCGTCGAGTTCCCGGCCGACCTGGACAAGCTCGTGCACTACACCACGATCCGGCGCGGCGAAGTCACCGAGCATATCCTCACTACGTCGGAAGCCCTTGCGGCCGTCAAGAACGGCCAGCCGATCCCCGATGGCACGCATTTTGTGCTCGTCGATTACCGCGACGGCAAGGTCTACCGCTATTTCGTGATGCAGAAGGGTCCCGGCTGGGGCAACGATTACGACGAGGTTCGCCGCACTGCCGACTGGCAATTTCAATGGTTCTGGGCGGACGAGTCGATCAACATGGACGAGAACACCGCCCGCTGCCAGTCCTGCCACACGGCCCGGGCGGAACGGAACTACCTCTATACTTTCGACGCGCTCGGCGCGTTCGATGGCGCGGCCATGGAATAG
- a CDS encoding arabinose transporter, with protein sequence MTTALSVSSARESVTVALLPIMAVVLVAFLVIGLGLPVLPLHVHTTLGFGTLIVGVVTGSQFVASLLSRFWSGRTCDTHGPKVAVIAGLAAASASGLIYGLSLYIANPTVSVIALIAGRALLGAAESIVITGATVWGLSRAGAASAGKVIAWMGTAMFAAFAISAPIGVVVYSRAGFAGIAAITTLAPVLTLLVVWPLRGVIPDRKNAASMFSVISKIWAPGLGAALSSIGFGVIVSFASLLFASHGWMPVWLAFSSYAVALILARLLFGHLPDKVGGARVALACAIVEASGLAIMGLSSSVVPAAVGAALTGLGYALVFPGLGVEAVKRAPPASRGIAMGAYTACLDLALGVSGPLLGLIAGHSGFSAVFLVAAICVLCVVPIALRLK encoded by the coding sequence ATGACAACTGCTCTTTCCGTCTCCTCCGCCAGGGAGTCAGTGACCGTCGCCCTGCTGCCGATCATGGCGGTGGTGCTGGTCGCCTTCCTGGTCATCGGGCTCGGCCTGCCGGTGCTGCCCCTGCATGTCCACACCACGCTTGGCTTCGGCACGCTGATCGTCGGCGTCGTTACCGGCAGCCAGTTTGTGGCATCGTTGCTGTCGCGCTTCTGGTCCGGCCGAACCTGCGACACCCACGGGCCGAAAGTGGCCGTCATCGCCGGTCTGGCCGCGGCTTCGGCATCCGGCCTCATCTATGGCCTGTCCCTCTATATCGCGAACCCCACCGTCTCGGTCATCGCGCTGATTGCCGGCCGCGCGCTGCTCGGGGCTGCGGAGAGCATCGTCATCACCGGCGCGACCGTCTGGGGGCTCAGTCGCGCAGGCGCGGCCAGCGCCGGCAAAGTGATCGCTTGGATGGGTACGGCTATGTTCGCGGCCTTTGCGATCAGCGCGCCGATCGGCGTCGTTGTTTACAGCCGCGCCGGCTTTGCCGGGATCGCGGCGATCACGACGCTTGCCCCAGTCCTGACCCTTTTGGTCGTATGGCCGCTTCGCGGCGTGATCCCCGACCGCAAAAACGCAGCCAGCATGTTCTCGGTCATCAGCAAGATCTGGGCTCCCGGCCTCGGCGCGGCACTCAGCAGCATCGGCTTTGGCGTCATTGTCTCGTTTGCCTCACTCCTGTTTGCCAGCCATGGATGGATGCCGGTCTGGCTGGCCTTCAGCTCCTATGCCGTGGCTCTGATCCTGGCGCGGCTGCTGTTCGGCCACCTGCCCGACAAAGTCGGCGGCGCACGGGTCGCGCTGGCATGCGCGATCGTCGAGGCTTCCGGTCTGGCCATCATGGGGTTGTCGTCTTCGGTCGTGCCGGCAGCGGTCGGTGCGGCGTTGACCGGGCTCGGTTATGCCCTCGTCTTTCCGGGCCTCGGCGTAGAAGCCGTGAAGCGGGCGCCGCCTGCAAGCCGCGGAATAGCCATGGGTGCCTATACCGCCTGCCTCGACCTGGCGCTGGGAGTGTCAGGACCGTTGCTCGGTCTGATCGCCGGTCATTCGGGTTTCAGCGCGGTGTTTCTCGTCGCCGCAATCTGCGTGCTGTGTGTTGTGCCAATAGCGCTACGGCTAAAGTAG
- a CDS encoding LysR family transcriptional regulator: MADELDGLTEFLTVARERSFTRAAAKLGIAQPTLSQTIRALEDRLGVRLLIRTTRSVSPTEAGERLLQTAGPRLDDIRAELEAMRELRDKPAGTFRISAIDFTVDYIIWPKLAPFLERYPDIKVEITIDYAMTDIAAAGYDAGVRLGGVVAKDMIAVPLTGDSRFAVVGSPAYFARYPAPVVPQDLTGHRCINLRLPTYGNTYAWEFEKDGQELRVRVDGQLVFNGIFQVLNAALDGFGLAFIPETMATPHLETGRLRRALDDWCPYWEGYHLYYPTRRQSSPAFALLVEALRYRAPTV; encoded by the coding sequence ATGGCCGACGAACTCGACGGATTGACGGAATTCCTAACAGTCGCGCGCGAGCGGAGTTTCACGCGGGCGGCCGCCAAACTGGGAATAGCGCAGCCGACGCTGAGCCAGACCATCCGCGCCCTGGAAGACCGGCTCGGCGTCCGGCTGCTGATCCGGACCACGCGCAGCGTGTCGCCGACTGAGGCCGGGGAACGGCTGCTGCAGACCGCCGGCCCGCGCCTGGACGACATCCGCGCCGAGCTGGAAGCGATGCGCGAGCTGCGCGACAAACCGGCGGGCACCTTCCGCATCTCGGCGATCGACTTCACCGTGGATTACATCATCTGGCCGAAACTAGCGCCCTTCCTGGAGAGATATCCGGATATCAAGGTGGAAATCACCATCGACTACGCCATGACCGACATCGCGGCCGCCGGCTACGACGCCGGGGTACGGCTCGGCGGTGTCGTCGCAAAAGACATGATCGCCGTGCCGCTTACCGGTGATTCACGGTTCGCCGTCGTGGGCTCGCCGGCGTATTTCGCGCGGTATCCCGCGCCGGTCGTGCCGCAGGACCTGACCGGCCATCGTTGCATCAACCTCCGCCTGCCGACCTATGGCAATACCTATGCTTGGGAATTTGAAAAGGACGGGCAGGAGCTGCGCGTCCGCGTCGACGGCCAGCTGGTGTTCAACGGGATTTTCCAGGTACTCAATGCTGCACTCGACGGGTTTGGGCTGGCCTTTATACCCGAGACAATGGCTACACCACACCTCGAGACGGGCCGTCTGCGGCGCGCGCTCGACGACTGGTGCCCGTACTGGGAAGGTTATCACCTCTATTATCCGACCCGCCGGCAATCCTCCCCGGCGTTTGCTCTGCTCGTCGAGGCTCTGCGGTATCGCGCGCCGACGGTATAG
- a CDS encoding SDR family oxidoreductase: MIKDKVVIITGASSGIGEATAKLLAEKGAKVVLGARREDNLKALTKAIDRDGGQAVYQVLNVTNPSENDAIVKLARETFGRVDAIFLNAGLMPSSPVSALKTDEWDKMVDVNIKGVLHGVAAVMPTFVAQKSGHIIATSSVAGLKAYPNGAVYGGTKWFVRNFMEVLRMESAMEGTNIRTATIYPAAINTGLLDTITDKGASDAMRGLYAKFGISPDRIADIVAFALDLPADTTVNEFTVGPANQPW, translated from the coding sequence ATGATCAAGGATAAAGTAGTGATTATCACCGGTGCCTCGTCGGGCATCGGCGAGGCAACCGCCAAGCTGCTCGCCGAGAAAGGCGCCAAGGTCGTGCTTGGCGCTCGGCGCGAAGACAACCTCAAGGCTCTCACCAAGGCGATCGACCGGGACGGCGGACAGGCCGTCTACCAGGTGCTGAACGTGACGAACCCGTCCGAAAACGACGCCATCGTAAAGCTCGCCAGGGAAACCTTCGGCCGCGTCGATGCGATCTTCCTGAACGCCGGCCTGATGCCGAGTTCGCCCGTTTCTGCGTTGAAGACCGACGAATGGGACAAGATGGTGGACGTGAACATCAAGGGCGTGCTCCACGGCGTCGCGGCCGTCATGCCGACATTCGTCGCCCAGAAGTCCGGGCACATCATCGCCACCTCGTCGGTTGCGGGACTGAAGGCCTATCCGAACGGTGCGGTCTACGGCGGCACCAAATGGTTCGTGCGCAACTTCATGGAAGTCCTGCGCATGGAATCGGCCATGGAAGGGACGAACATCCGCACCGCGACGATCTACCCCGCCGCAATCAACACCGGATTGCTGGACACCATCACCGACAAGGGCGCGTCCGACGCGATGCGCGGGCTATATGCCAAGTTTGGCATTTCTCCGGACCGCATTGCCGACATCGTCGCCTTTGCGCTCGACCTGCCAGCGGACACCACGGTCAACGAGTTCACCGTCGGCCCGGCCAATCAACCTTGGTAA
- a CDS encoding tautomerase family protein, translating to MPHIIVKMYAGRSEAEKSALAEEITRAVTKTLGYGPNSVSVGIEDVAPKDWAENVFKPDITGKAATLYKQPGYKLSDL from the coding sequence ATGCCCCACATCATCGTCAAAATGTATGCAGGCCGGTCCGAGGCTGAGAAATCCGCCTTGGCCGAGGAGATCACCCGCGCCGTCACCAAAACGCTCGGCTATGGCCCGAATTCCGTATCGGTTGGCATCGAGGATGTCGCGCCGAAGGATTGGGCCGAGAACGTCTTCAAGCCAGACATCACCGGCAAGGCGGCGACCCTCTACAAGCAGCCCGGATACAAGCTGTCCGACCTATAA
- a CDS encoding aldo/keto reductase, whose amino-acid sequence MKTRKLGTLEVSALGLGCMSMSSAYGPAADTTEMVKLIRAAHDRGVTFFDTAEAYGPFVNEDLVGEALAPIRDQVVIATKFGFDIDLDTGARTGGTNSRPEHIKAVAEASLKRLKTDRIDILYQHRVDPNVPIEDVAGAIKDLVAAGKVKHYGLSEAGISTIRRAHAVHPLTAVQSEYSLFWRGPEAELLPTLEELDIGFVPFSPLGAGFLTGKIDENTKFDPTDFRNHVPRFSHEARKANMALVDIAKAVAERKGATPAQVALAWLLTQKPWIVPIPGTTKLHRLEENLGAVELEITADDLAEIAAGLAKVEVQGERLPEAVLKMTGL is encoded by the coding sequence ATGAAAACACGTAAACTTGGAACTTTGGAAGTGTCCGCCTTGGGGCTCGGCTGCATGAGCATGAGCTCAGCCTATGGGCCCGCGGCGGACACGACCGAAATGGTCAAGCTCATTCGTGCGGCCCATGACCGTGGGGTCACGTTCTTCGATACCGCCGAAGCCTATGGCCCGTTCGTCAACGAGGACCTGGTCGGCGAAGCCCTCGCCCCGATCCGCGACCAGGTGGTGATTGCCACCAAGTTCGGCTTCGATATCGACCTCGACACCGGCGCGCGCACCGGCGGCACCAATAGCCGCCCCGAGCACATCAAGGCGGTGGCCGAGGCCAGCCTCAAGCGCCTAAAGACCGATCGCATCGATATTCTCTACCAGCACCGCGTCGATCCGAACGTGCCGATCGAGGACGTCGCCGGCGCCATCAAGGACTTGGTCGCGGCAGGCAAGGTCAAGCATTACGGCCTGTCGGAAGCAGGCATCAGCACGATCCGCCGCGCCCACGCCGTTCACCCGCTTACCGCCGTGCAGAGCGAATATTCGCTGTTCTGGCGCGGCCCGGAAGCGGAGCTGCTGCCCACGCTCGAGGAACTCGACATCGGTTTCGTGCCGTTCAGCCCGCTCGGCGCCGGCTTCCTTACCGGCAAGATCGACGAGAACACCAAGTTTGACCCGACCGACTTCCGCAACCATGTGCCGCGGTTCTCGCATGAGGCGCGCAAGGCCAACATGGCGTTGGTCGACATTGCCAAGGCTGTGGCCGAACGCAAGGGTGCCACGCCGGCTCAAGTCGCGCTGGCCTGGCTACTTACGCAAAAGCCATGGATCGTCCCCATTCCGGGCACGACCAAGCTGCACCGCCTCGAAGAGAACCTCGGCGCGGTCGAGCTCGAGATCACCGCGGACGACCTCGCAGAGATTGCCGCCGGGCTGGCGAAGGTGGAGGTGCAGGGTGAACGTCTGCCGGAAGCCGTACTCAAAATGACAGGCCTTTAA
- a CDS encoding LysR family transcriptional regulator has translation MTQANLNDLVAFLTVAREQSFTKAAAKLGVSQSALSQTVRGLEERLGIRLLMRTTRSVSPTEAGERLRMSLGPHFEEINAELAAISELRDKPSGTVRITAGEHAAISILAPAIRRLAPRYPDVHVEVIVDYGLTDIVAERYDAGIRLGEQVAKDMIAVKVSGDMRMAVVGSPDYLERYGRPETPQDLTRHNCINMRLPTHGGIFPWEFEHGGRELKVRVDGQLTFNNIAMRLDAALAGLGLAYLPEDQASPYFDGKGLERVLGDWCEPFPGYHLYYPNRRHASPAFAVVIEALRYRE, from the coding sequence GTGACGCAGGCAAATCTCAACGATCTCGTGGCCTTCCTGACGGTGGCGCGCGAACAAAGTTTCACGAAAGCGGCGGCCAAGCTCGGCGTGTCCCAGTCGGCTCTGAGCCAGACCGTGCGCGGCCTTGAGGAGCGGCTGGGCATCCGTCTGCTGATGCGCACCACGCGCAGCGTCTCTCCAACCGAGGCAGGCGAGCGGCTTAGGATGTCACTCGGGCCGCATTTCGAAGAGATCAACGCCGAACTGGCCGCCATCAGTGAGTTGCGGGACAAGCCTTCGGGCACGGTCCGTATCACAGCCGGAGAACACGCCGCGATTTCCATCCTGGCGCCGGCCATCCGCCGGCTGGCGCCGCGATATCCGGACGTCCACGTCGAAGTCATTGTCGACTATGGGCTGACCGACATCGTCGCCGAACGCTACGATGCCGGCATCCGTCTGGGTGAACAGGTCGCCAAGGACATGATCGCGGTCAAGGTCAGCGGCGACATGCGCATGGCCGTCGTGGGGTCCCCGGACTATCTTGAACGTTATGGGCGGCCCGAGACGCCGCAGGATCTCACCCGGCACAACTGCATCAACATGCGCCTGCCGACCCATGGCGGGATTTTCCCCTGGGAGTTCGAGCATGGCGGCCGGGAACTCAAGGTCCGGGTCGACGGCCAGCTGACCTTCAACAACATCGCCATGCGACTCGATGCGGCGCTGGCGGGCCTCGGCCTTGCCTACCTGCCGGAGGACCAGGCGTCACCGTATTTCGACGGCAAGGGCTTGGAGCGGGTGCTCGGAGACTGGTGCGAACCGTTCCCAGGCTACCACCTTTATTATCCAAACCGCAGGCATGCGTCGCCAGCGTTCGCCGTCGTCATCGAGGCGCTGCGCTACCGCGAATGA
- a CDS encoding flavodoxin, producing the protein MPERLIPDNKPTITRREGLRGALLLGMTAGLAAAGDPANAQASGQSKVLVAYLTRSGNTRVIAGQISRALEADLFEIETAKPYPADYRQTVAQAEKERQEDFEPPLKATVANLQAYDTVFLGFPVWGETAPSVIRSFLSKHDLSGKTVRPFITYGGYGVGSSLAVLAAHSPGARIEPPFVMEADQERRTLETVTSWLGGLPTIK; encoded by the coding sequence ATGCCGGAGAGACTTATCCCAGACAACAAGCCAACCATCACGCGGCGGGAAGGGCTCAGGGGAGCGCTCCTCCTCGGCATGACCGCCGGTCTCGCCGCGGCCGGAGATCCGGCTAACGCCCAGGCCTCCGGCCAAAGCAAGGTGCTGGTCGCCTATCTCACGCGCTCCGGCAACACTCGTGTCATCGCGGGCCAGATCAGCCGGGCACTTGAGGCAGACCTGTTTGAGATCGAAACCGCCAAGCCTTACCCGGCCGACTATAGGCAAACGGTCGCCCAGGCGGAGAAAGAGCGGCAGGAGGACTTCGAGCCGCCGCTCAAGGCGACGGTTGCGAACCTTCAGGCCTATGACACTGTCTTTTTGGGCTTTCCGGTCTGGGGCGAAACCGCCCCATCGGTCATCCGCTCCTTCCTGAGCAAGCACGACTTATCCGGCAAGACGGTTCGACCCTTCATCACCTACGGCGGCTATGGTGTCGGGTCGAGCCTCGCCGTGCTTGCCGCCCATTCGCCGGGCGCACGCATCGAGCCGCCTTTCGTCATGGAAGCGGACCAGGAACGGCGAACGCTGGAAACAGTCACATCGTGGCTTGGAGGTCTTCCCACGATCAAATGA
- a CDS encoding IS6 family transposase, producing the protein MTKFARDPLYRRHRFPTDVIAHAVWLYFRFPLSLRMVEDMLAVRGVIVSHQTVRLWAEKFGRHFANDIRRRSAGRLGDKWYLDEVVIMIAGKKHWLWRAVDQEGFVLDVLVQSRRNAKAAKHLMRKLMKGQGRSPRVMITDKLRSYNAAKREIMPGVEHRSHKGLNNRAEDSHQPTRRRERIMKRFKSARHVQRFVSIHDPIANLFHIPRNDIPSIDHRRLRTIAMDTWHQIARLRPV; encoded by the coding sequence ATGACCAAGTTTGCCCGTGATCCTCTCTACCGCCGGCATCGATTTCCAACCGACGTGATTGCCCATGCGGTTTGGCTCTATTTTCGGTTCCCACTCAGCCTGCGTATGGTTGAAGATATGCTGGCAGTACGTGGGGTCATTGTTTCGCACCAGACGGTGAGGCTATGGGCGGAGAAGTTCGGTCGACATTTCGCCAATGATATTCGCAGGCGTTCGGCCGGCAGGCTCGGTGACAAATGGTACCTTGATGAGGTTGTGATCATGATCGCCGGCAAGAAACATTGGCTCTGGCGCGCCGTAGATCAGGAGGGTTTCGTCCTTGACGTCCTCGTCCAGAGCCGGCGCAATGCCAAGGCTGCAAAGCATTTGATGCGAAAGCTCATGAAAGGACAAGGCCGTTCGCCGCGTGTGATGATCACCGACAAGCTTCGATCCTATAATGCGGCGAAGCGGGAGATCATGCCCGGCGTCGAGCATCGCTCGCACAAAGGCCTGAACAATCGGGCTGAAGACTCACATCAGCCAACTCGAAGGCGAGAAAGGATCATGAAGCGCTTCAAGTCAGCGAGGCATGTTCAACGTTTCGTTTCCATCCACGATCCGATTGCCAACCTCTTTCATATCCCCCGAAACGACATCCCATCCATCGATCATCGACGGCTGCGAACAATCGCGATGGACACCTGGCATCAGATCGCACGCCTTCGCCCCGTCTAA
- a CDS encoding aldo/keto reductase, whose protein sequence is MTQGVELNRRNLLLAAGTLAAAANVSGAQAQAATEQVTAATAGWEIGRRKLGSLEVSSIGIGVQNMSRTYQTTIPTRTEMHRIIQAAFDRGITFFDAAEAYGPHEVERILGEGIASFRDNVVITSKFGWNIDLKTGERHPGLNSRPEHIKLAVEGMLQRLKTDRVDLLYQHRVDPQVPIEDVAGAVKDLMAEGKVLHWGLSEMGLQTLRRAHKALPLTAVQSEYSMLWRGPETGAIPVCEELGIGFVPWSPLGVGFLTGAIDDRTRFAPGDIRSVEDRFTPENISPNLALVQLVRTWAERKQAQPGQIALAWLMAQKPWIVPIPGTTQMPHMLENAGAPSIRLSVAEIAELNASVAAIKVAGARLPDAVQAYSDVEAPLRS, encoded by the coding sequence ATGACCCAGGGAGTGGAACTGAACCGCCGTAACCTGCTGCTGGCAGCCGGAACGCTGGCTGCCGCCGCCAATGTCAGCGGCGCCCAGGCCCAGGCGGCTACCGAACAGGTCACTGCTGCGACGGCGGGCTGGGAAATCGGCCGTCGCAAGCTCGGCTCGCTCGAGGTCTCGAGCATCGGGATCGGCGTGCAGAACATGAGCCGGACCTACCAGACCACGATCCCCACGCGAACCGAGATGCACCGCATCATTCAAGCCGCCTTTGACCGTGGCATCACCTTCTTCGACGCGGCCGAAGCGTACGGCCCGCACGAGGTCGAGCGGATCCTCGGCGAAGGCATCGCCTCCTTTCGCGATAATGTCGTGATCACCTCGAAATTCGGCTGGAACATCGATCTCAAGACCGGTGAACGGCATCCCGGCCTCAACAGCCGGCCCGAACACATCAAGCTGGCGGTCGAAGGCATGCTTCAACGCCTGAAAACCGACCGTGTCGACCTGCTCTACCAGCACCGGGTGGATCCGCAGGTGCCGATCGAGGACGTCGCCGGCGCCGTCAAGGACCTGATGGCCGAAGGCAAAGTGCTGCACTGGGGCCTGTCGGAAATGGGTTTGCAGACGCTGCGCCGCGCCCACAAAGCCTTGCCGCTGACGGCGGTGCAGAGCGAGTATTCGATGTTATGGCGTGGTCCCGAGACCGGCGCAATCCCGGTCTGCGAGGAACTCGGTATCGGCTTCGTGCCTTGGAGCCCGCTTGGCGTCGGCTTCCTGACCGGCGCGATTGACGACCGGACGCGGTTCGCCCCGGGCGATATTCGTAGTGTCGAAGATCGTTTCACCCCGGAGAATATTTCCCCGAACCTTGCCCTGGTGCAGCTGGTCAGGACATGGGCGGAGCGGAAGCAGGCCCAACCCGGCCAGATCGCTCTGGCCTGGCTGATGGCGCAAAAGCCGTGGATTGTACCCATTCCTGGCACCACGCAAATGCCGCACATGCTCGAGAATGCCGGTGCGCCGTCGATCCGCCTCTCGGTTGCTGAAATCGCGGAGCTGAATGCCTCGGTGGCGGCGATCAAGGTGGCTGGGGCAAGGCTGCCCGATGCCGTCCAGGCCTATTCCGACGTGGAAGCGCCGCTACGATCATGA